The Pseudomonas iranensis genome includes a window with the following:
- the cytX gene encoding putative hydroxymethylpyrimidine transporter CytX produces the protein MSIQPGTYSPDLAVPADKRVFGGRDLFSLWFSLGIGLMVLQTGALLAPGLGLSGSLLAIFLGTLVGVLLLAAVGVIGSDTGLSSMAALKLSLGSKGASLPALLNLLQLIGWGSFEIIVMRDAASLLGTRAFSEGSLWASPMLWTLFFGALATLLAVSGPLTFVRQILRKWGIWLLLAACLWLTWNLFAKADLAVLWARAGDGSMPFAVGFDIAIAMPLSWLPLIADYSRFGKRAKNVFGGTAVGFFIGNIWLMSLGVAYTLAFAPSGEVNALLLALAGAGLGIPLLLILLDESENAFADIHSAAVSSGILLRLKVEHLALAIGVICTLIALLAPLAQYQNFLLLIGSVFAPLFGVVLVDHFILRKRSAQVASAALRWPALLAWLGGVSTYHLLANLYPDVGATLPALVLAGLLQLVLGRAFSYGRETAQA, from the coding sequence TTGAGCATTCAACCCGGCACTTATTCCCCCGACCTCGCCGTCCCCGCTGACAAGCGTGTCTTCGGCGGTCGCGATCTGTTTTCCCTGTGGTTCTCCCTCGGCATCGGCCTGATGGTTTTGCAGACCGGCGCATTGCTCGCGCCGGGCCTGGGCCTGTCCGGTTCTTTGCTGGCGATCTTCCTCGGCACGCTGGTCGGCGTGCTATTGCTGGCCGCGGTCGGCGTGATCGGCAGCGACACCGGCCTGTCATCGATGGCGGCGCTGAAACTCAGCCTCGGCAGCAAAGGCGCGAGCCTGCCGGCGCTGCTCAATCTGCTGCAACTGATCGGCTGGGGCTCGTTCGAAATCATCGTCATGCGCGATGCCGCCAGCCTGCTCGGTACCCGCGCCTTCAGCGAAGGCTCGCTGTGGGCCAGTCCGATGCTGTGGACGTTGTTCTTCGGCGCGCTGGCGACCTTGCTCGCGGTGAGCGGGCCGCTGACGTTCGTGCGGCAGATTCTGCGCAAGTGGGGCATCTGGCTGTTGCTTGCCGCGTGCCTGTGGCTGACCTGGAACCTGTTCGCCAAAGCCGACCTCGCGGTGCTGTGGGCGCGCGCCGGTGACGGTTCGATGCCGTTTGCCGTGGGCTTCGACATTGCCATCGCCATGCCGCTGTCGTGGCTGCCGTTGATTGCCGACTATTCGCGTTTCGGCAAACGCGCAAAGAATGTTTTCGGTGGCACGGCTGTCGGTTTTTTCATCGGCAATATCTGGCTGATGAGCCTTGGTGTGGCCTACACCCTGGCGTTTGCGCCGAGCGGTGAAGTCAACGCGCTGCTGCTGGCCTTGGCAGGTGCCGGTCTGGGCATTCCGCTGTTGCTGATTCTGCTCGACGAGTCGGAAAACGCTTTTGCCGATATACATTCGGCAGCGGTCTCGAGCGGGATCCTGTTGCGTCTGAAAGTCGAGCACCTGGCTTTGGCCATCGGCGTGATCTGCACGCTGATCGCACTGCTGGCGCCGTTGGCGCAGTACCAGAATTTCCTGCTGTTGATCGGCTCGGTGTTCGCGCCGCTGTTCGGCGTGGTGCTGGTGGATCACTTCATCCTGCGCAAGCGCAGTGCTCAGGTCGCCTCAGCCGCATTGCGCTGGCCGGCGTTGCTGGCGTGGCTGGGTGGCGTGAGCACCTACCACTTGCTGGCGAATCTGTATCCGGATGTCGGCGCAACCCTGCCGGCGCTGGTGCTGGCAGGGCTGTTGCAGTTAGTGCTGGGCCGGGCCTTCAGTTACGGCCGGGAAACAGCTCAGGCTTGA
- a CDS encoding YqiA/YcfP family alpha/beta fold hydrolase, with the protein MSGSILYIHGFNSAPASKKACQLVAVMERLGLSEQLRVPALHHHPREAIGQLEQAIAELGRPLLVGSSLGGYYATHLAERHGLKALLVNPAVSPHRMFDGYLGTQKNLYTDETWELTHDHVTALAELEVPPPQDPQRYQVWLQTGDETLDYRLAQQYYRACALRIQAGGDHSFQGFAGQLPALLSFAGMAADMYQAIDFTTL; encoded by the coding sequence ATGTCCGGTTCGATCCTCTATATCCACGGTTTCAACAGCGCGCCGGCCTCAAAGAAGGCTTGTCAGCTGGTCGCGGTCATGGAGCGGCTGGGTTTGAGCGAGCAATTGCGCGTGCCGGCGCTGCATCACCATCCGCGCGAAGCCATCGGTCAGCTCGAGCAGGCAATCGCCGAGCTGGGCCGGCCGTTGCTGGTGGGAAGTTCGCTCGGCGGCTACTATGCGACTCACCTGGCCGAGCGCCATGGCCTGAAAGCCCTGCTGGTCAACCCGGCGGTCAGCCCGCACCGGATGTTCGATGGTTATCTGGGCACGCAGAAGAATCTCTACACCGATGAAACCTGGGAACTGACCCACGACCACGTCACGGCGCTGGCCGAACTGGAAGTGCCGCCACCGCAGGATCCGCAGCGTTATCAGGTCTGGTTGCAAACCGGCGACGAAACGCTGGATTATCGCCTCGCCCAACAGTATTACCGCGCCTGTGCCTTGCGCATCCAGGCTGGCGGCGACCACAGTTTCCAGGGCTTTGCCGGGCAATTGCCGGCGTTGCTGAGTTTTGCCGGCATGGCTGCCGATATGTATCAGGCAATCGATTTCACCACGCTGTGA
- a CDS encoding RsiV family protein, translating into MSLFKIASVAAIALTLGACASLFQPNYRTPLETTRDASEQLKPGCSNPDCPLVNIDTLRFPGEPALDGIIEKRLLQMTRTEKNAPVAPTLAAYREQFLASAGPRNSSYLQAKVREQHDGLVIIELSSYLDTGGAHGTPGRGFINYSRQQHKVLNLSDMLLPGQEEAFWKAAQVAHNSWLISTKLDQEAEFVANWPFVKTPHVALTYGGVILKYDVTTIAPYALGHVELKIPYPRLNGILKPELFPGRN; encoded by the coding sequence ATGTCGCTTTTCAAAATTGCCTCTGTGGCCGCTATTGCCCTGACTCTGGGCGCTTGTGCCAGCCTGTTCCAGCCCAACTATCGCACGCCGCTGGAAACCACCCGCGACGCCTCGGAACAACTCAAACCCGGCTGCTCCAACCCCGATTGCCCGCTGGTGAACATCGACACCCTGCGCTTCCCGGGTGAGCCGGCGCTGGATGGCATCATCGAAAAACGTTTGCTGCAAATGACCCGCACCGAGAAGAACGCGCCGGTAGCGCCAACCCTGGCCGCCTACCGCGAGCAGTTCCTCGCCAGTGCCGGCCCGCGCAACAGCAGCTATCTGCAAGCGAAAGTACGCGAGCAGCATGACGGACTGGTGATCATCGAGCTGTCGAGCTACCTCGACACCGGCGGCGCCCACGGCACGCCGGGTCGCGGTTTCATCAACTATTCGCGCCAGCAGCACAAGGTGCTGAACCTGTCCGACATGTTGCTGCCGGGTCAGGAAGAGGCGTTCTGGAAAGCCGCGCAAGTGGCGCACAACAGTTGGCTGATCAGCACCAAGCTCGATCAGGAGGCGGAATTCGTCGCGAACTGGCCGTTCGTGAAAACCCCGCACGTGGCGCTGACCTACGGTGGCGTGATCCTCAAGTACGACGTGACCACCATCGCGCCTTATGCGCTGGGCCACGTCGAACTGAAGATTCCTTACCCGCGCCTGAACGGCATTCTCAAGCCTGAGCTGTTTCCCGGCCGTAACTGA
- a CDS encoding DUF1249 domain-containing protein, which translates to MVVNKLRDRYRVDLVGLQAACEANYARLMRLLPDMRNEPEARRIAVTQGEQMLGVLALEVLQTCPYTTTLQVRQEHSLPWLPVPQLEVQVYHDARMAEVVSAEHARRFRGIYPYPNAAMHQPDEKAQLNVFLGEWLSHCLALGHEYEVVR; encoded by the coding sequence ATGGTCGTAAACAAGCTGCGCGATCGTTATCGGGTTGACCTCGTGGGGCTGCAAGCCGCCTGCGAGGCCAACTACGCGCGCCTGATGCGACTGCTGCCGGACATGCGCAACGAACCCGAAGCGCGGCGTATCGCTGTGACCCAGGGCGAGCAGATGCTCGGCGTGCTCGCCCTCGAAGTGCTGCAGACCTGCCCGTACACCACGACCTTGCAGGTACGCCAGGAGCACAGCCTGCCGTGGCTGCCGGTGCCGCAACTGGAAGTGCAGGTCTATCACGATGCGCGCATGGCCGAAGTGGTCAGCGCCGAGCATGCACGACGCTTTCGCGGCATCTATCCTTATCCGAACGCCGCCATGCACCAGCCCGATGAAAAGGCCCAGCTCAATGTGTTTCTGGGCGAATGGCTGAGTCATTGCCTGGCGTTGGGGCACGAGTACGAAGTCGTTCGCTAG
- the cpdA gene encoding 3',5'-cyclic-AMP phosphodiesterase codes for MPSVSTLTSADPALLVQLSDSHLFAEADGKLLGMKTRESLQQVIDLVLAQQAQIDLLLATGDISQDGTLESYQAFRQMSAQINAPARWIPGNHDEPMVMAEAAVQSTLLEAVVDIGNWRVTMLDSAVPGSVPGYLQDDQLQLLARALSEAPERHHLVCLHHHPVSIGCAWMEPIGLRNPEAFFEVLDRFPQVRAVLWGHVHQQIDRERNGVRLMASPSTCIQFEPGSADFKVGEQAPGYRWLRLFPDGKLETGVERVTDFEFTVDYGSNGY; via the coding sequence TTGCCCAGCGTATCGACATTGACCAGCGCCGACCCGGCGCTGCTGGTGCAGTTGTCCGACAGCCACCTGTTCGCCGAGGCGGACGGCAAGCTGCTGGGCATGAAGACCCGCGAGAGCCTGCAACAGGTCATCGACCTGGTGTTGGCGCAACAGGCGCAGATCGATCTGCTGCTGGCCACCGGCGATATTTCCCAGGACGGCACGCTGGAGTCGTATCAGGCCTTCCGCCAGATGAGCGCTCAGATCAATGCCCCGGCGCGCTGGATTCCCGGCAATCACGACGAGCCGATGGTCATGGCCGAGGCGGCGGTGCAGAGCACGCTGCTGGAAGCAGTGGTCGATATCGGCAATTGGCGAGTGACGATGCTCGATTCGGCAGTGCCGGGTTCGGTGCCGGGCTATCTGCAGGATGATCAATTGCAACTGCTCGCCCGCGCGCTGAGCGAAGCGCCGGAACGTCATCATCTGGTGTGCCTGCATCATCATCCGGTGTCGATCGGCTGCGCGTGGATGGAGCCGATCGGCCTGCGCAACCCGGAAGCGTTCTTTGAAGTGCTGGATCGCTTCCCGCAGGTTCGCGCGGTGTTGTGGGGGCATGTGCATCAGCAAATCGATCGCGAACGCAATGGCGTGCGCTTGATGGCTTCGCCTTCGACGTGCATCCAGTTCGAGCCGGGCAGTGCGGATTTCAAAGTGGGCGAGCAGGCGCCGGGGTATCGCTGGCTGCGGTTGTTCCCGGACGGGAAATTGGAAACGGGCGTCGAAAGAGTCACCGACTTCGAGTTCACAGTCGATTACGGCTCCAACGGTTACTGA
- the parE gene encoding DNA topoisomerase IV subunit B, with translation MATPSASSYNADAIEVLSGLDPVRKRPGMYTDTSRPNHLAQEVIDNSVDEALAGHAKSVQVILHADHSLEVSDDGRGMPVDIHPEEGVSGVELILTKLHAGGKFSNKNYQFSGGLHGVGISVVNALSTEVRVRVKRDGNEYQMTFKDGFKASELEIVGTVGKRNTGTSVYFAPDPKYFDSPKFSISRLKHVLKAKAVLCPGLLVSFEDKGTGEKVEWHYEDGLRSYLVDAVSEFERLPNEPFCGAFAGNKEAVDWALLWLPEGGDAVQESYVNLIPTAQGGTHVNGLRQGLLDAMREFCEFRSLLPRGVKLAPEDVWERIAFVLSMKMQEPQFSGQTKERLSSREAAAFVSGVVKDAFSLWLNANPETGLALAELAINNAGRRLKASKKVERKRVTQGPALPGKLADCAGQDPMRSELFLVEGDSAGGSAKQARDKEFQAILPLRGKILNTWEVDGSEVLASQEVHNIAVAIGVDPGAADMSQLRYGKICILADADSDGLHIATLLCALFVQHFRPLVDAGHVYVAMPPLYRIDLGKEIYYALDEAERDGILDRLVAEKKRGKPQVTRFKGLGEMNPPQLRETTMDPNTRRLVQLTLGEDFAETSEMMDMLLAKKRAGDRKSWLESKGNLAEVLA, from the coding sequence ATGGCCACTCCCAGCGCTAGTTCTTATAACGCAGACGCCATCGAAGTCCTCTCGGGCCTCGACCCGGTGCGCAAACGCCCCGGCATGTACACCGACACCAGTCGGCCGAACCACCTCGCCCAGGAAGTCATCGACAACAGCGTCGACGAAGCCCTGGCCGGCCACGCCAAATCGGTGCAGGTCATCCTGCACGCCGACCATTCGCTGGAAGTCAGCGACGACGGCCGTGGCATGCCGGTCGACATCCACCCGGAAGAGGGTGTATCCGGCGTTGAGCTGATCCTCACCAAGCTGCACGCGGGCGGCAAGTTCTCCAACAAGAACTACCAGTTCTCCGGCGGTCTGCACGGGGTGGGTATTTCCGTGGTCAACGCGCTGTCGACCGAAGTGCGCGTACGGGTCAAACGTGACGGCAACGAATACCAGATGACCTTCAAGGACGGCTTCAAGGCGTCCGAGCTGGAAATCGTCGGCACCGTCGGCAAGCGCAACACCGGCACCAGCGTGTACTTCGCGCCGGACCCGAAATACTTCGACTCACCGAAATTCTCCATCAGCCGCCTCAAGCACGTGCTCAAGGCCAAGGCTGTGTTGTGCCCGGGGCTGCTGGTCAGCTTCGAAGACAAAGGCACCGGCGAGAAAGTCGAGTGGCATTACGAAGACGGCCTGCGCTCTTATCTGGTCGATGCGGTCAGCGAATTCGAACGTCTGCCAAACGAGCCGTTCTGCGGCGCTTTCGCCGGTAATAAGGAAGCGGTCGACTGGGCACTGTTGTGGCTGCCGGAAGGTGGCGACGCGGTGCAGGAAAGCTACGTCAACCTGATCCCGACCGCGCAGGGCGGCACGCACGTCAACGGTCTGCGTCAGGGTCTGCTCGATGCGATGCGCGAGTTCTGCGAATTCCGCAGCCTGCTGCCGCGCGGCGTGAAGCTGGCGCCGGAAGACGTCTGGGAGCGCATCGCTTTCGTCCTGTCGATGAAAATGCAGGAACCACAATTCTCCGGCCAGACCAAAGAGCGTCTGTCATCCCGTGAAGCGGCGGCGTTCGTCTCCGGAGTGGTGAAAGACGCTTTCAGCCTGTGGCTCAACGCCAACCCGGAAACCGGTCTGGCCCTGGCCGAACTGGCGATCAATAACGCCGGTCGTCGCCTCAAGGCGAGCAAGAAAGTCGAGCGCAAACGCGTCACCCAAGGCCCGGCATTGCCGGGCAAACTGGCTGACTGCGCCGGGCAGGACCCGATGCGTTCCGAGCTGTTCCTGGTCGAGGGTGACTCCGCCGGCGGTTCGGCCAAACAGGCGCGGGACAAGGAATTCCAGGCGATCCTGCCGTTGCGCGGCAAGATCCTCAACACTTGGGAAGTCGACGGCAGCGAAGTGCTCGCCAGCCAGGAAGTGCACAACATCGCCGTGGCCATCGGCGTCGATCCGGGCGCGGCGGACATGAGCCAGCTGCGCTACGGCAAGATCTGCATCCTCGCCGACGCCGACTCCGACGGTCTGCACATCGCCACTTTGTTGTGTGCGCTGTTCGTCCAGCACTTCCGCCCGCTGGTGGATGCCGGTCACGTCTATGTGGCGATGCCGCCGCTGTACCGCATCGACCTCGGCAAAGAGATTTACTACGCCCTCGACGAAGCCGAGCGCGACGGTATTCTCGATCGCCTGGTCGCCGAGAAGAAACGCGGCAAGCCGCAGGTCACCCGATTCAAGGGTCTGGGCGAAATGAATCCGCCGCAACTGCGTGAAACCACCATGGACCCGAACACTCGGCGTCTGGTGCAGTTGACGCTGGGCGAAGACTTCGCCGAAACCTCGGAAATGATGGACATGCTGCTGGCGAAGAAACGCGCCGGCGACCGCAAATCCTGGCTGGAATCCAAAGGCAACCTCGCCGAGGTGCTGGCCTGA
- a CDS encoding NUDIX domain-containing protein encodes MTDFANAIPTAVDIVRREKCYEGFYKLDRVHLRHELFAGGMSREINREIFVRHDAVCVLPYDPQRDEVVLIEQFRVGAMGKADNPWLVELVAGLIDKDEQPEEVAHREAQEEAGLDIKALWPMTKYFPSPGGSNEFVHLYLGRCSTDGVGGLHGLEEEAEDIRVTVWAFEDALQAVRDGRIANAASIIALQWLALNRAEVRGLWS; translated from the coding sequence ATGACGGACTTTGCCAACGCCATTCCGACCGCCGTCGATATCGTGCGGCGCGAAAAATGCTACGAGGGCTTCTACAAGCTCGACCGTGTGCACCTGCGCCATGAGTTGTTCGCCGGTGGCATGAGCCGCGAGATAAACCGGGAAATCTTCGTGCGCCACGATGCCGTGTGCGTCCTGCCTTACGATCCGCAGCGCGATGAAGTGGTGCTGATCGAGCAGTTTCGTGTCGGCGCCATGGGCAAGGCCGACAACCCGTGGCTGGTCGAACTGGTCGCCGGTCTGATCGACAAGGATGAGCAACCGGAAGAAGTTGCTCACCGCGAGGCGCAGGAGGAAGCTGGGCTGGACATCAAGGCGTTGTGGCCGATGACCAAGTATTTCCCATCGCCGGGTGGCAGCAACGAATTCGTGCATTTGTATCTGGGGCGTTGCAGCACCGACGGTGTCGGCGGTCTGCACGGGCTGGAAGAAGAGGCCGAAGACATTCGCGTAACGGTCTGGGCCTTTGAAGATGCCTTGCAGGCCGTGCGTGACGGACGTATTGCCAACGCGGCGAGCATCATCGCCTTGCAGTGGCTGGCGCTGAACCGCGCCGAAGTGAGGGGGCTATGGTCGTAA
- a CDS encoding esterase-like activity of phytase family protein — MQFGWALAGALLLSALSVSAEPLQQLRLLSEHPVEGMRGGNLSGLAMCGNELWTVSDRDDEQIYRLDTRDPVWQAQTVHIDVPPVPESGLPWGLSSRTWAASFIRGGDLDFEGISCDSVGNRYIVSEAHAAVLQVPVSGPANWLKISPLLVREARASGLLLKFNSIFEGLAINPAGDQIWLAAERQKRGLLLIRRQQTVWDCDGRCVLLSEGGKEMQPPQFRKAKAVHRDFSDISLFNGKLFTLERNAFEICRRDAQTAKVEQCWSYAGELLQENRRYSQNYGLEEALIIDAEGAWIGVDNNFGPRVDGEVRPVVWRFAVPDGGWNGNF; from the coding sequence ATGCAGTTTGGCTGGGCCTTGGCGGGTGCGTTGCTGCTGAGTGCGCTGAGCGTGTCGGCCGAGCCGCTGCAACAATTGCGGCTGCTTTCCGAACACCCGGTCGAAGGCATGCGCGGCGGTAACCTGTCGGGGCTGGCCATGTGCGGCAATGAGCTGTGGACGGTTTCCGATCGCGATGACGAGCAGATCTATCGGCTCGATACCCGCGATCCGGTCTGGCAGGCGCAAACCGTGCACATCGACGTGCCGCCCGTGCCCGAGAGCGGCTTGCCGTGGGGTTTGAGTTCGCGCACCTGGGCTGCATCGTTCATTCGCGGTGGCGATCTGGATTTCGAAGGCATCAGTTGCGACAGCGTCGGCAATCGCTACATCGTCAGTGAGGCCCATGCGGCGGTGTTGCAGGTGCCGGTCAGTGGCCCGGCGAACTGGCTGAAAATCTCGCCGCTGCTGGTTCGCGAAGCGCGGGCGAGCGGCCTGCTGCTGAAGTTCAATTCGATCTTCGAGGGCCTGGCGATCAACCCGGCCGGTGATCAGATATGGCTGGCCGCCGAACGGCAAAAACGTGGTTTGCTGCTGATCAGACGCCAGCAGACGGTGTGGGATTGTGACGGTCGCTGCGTGCTGCTCAGTGAGGGCGGCAAGGAGATGCAGCCGCCACAGTTTCGGAAGGCGAAAGCGGTTCATCGCGACTTTTCCGACATTTCGTTGTTCAACGGCAAGCTGTTTACCCTTGAGCGCAACGCTTTCGAGATCTGCCGTCGCGATGCGCAGACGGCCAAGGTCGAGCAGTGCTGGTCGTATGCCGGCGAACTGTTGCAGGAAAATCGCCGCTACTCGCAGAACTACGGACTGGAGGAAGCGCTGATCATCGACGCCGAGGGCGCCTGGATCGGCGTCGACAACAATTTTGGCCCGCGTGTCGACGGTGAGGTCCGCCCGGTGGTGTGGCGCTTTGCTGTACCGGACGGTGGCTGGAACGGCAATTTTTGA
- a CDS encoding esterase-like activity of phytase family protein, producing the protein MKLNHFIAFFLLVWSSMGLAADPQLRMLSEHPVDGMRGGNLSGLANCGGVLWTVSDRDDDQIYRLDTQARVWKAEAVLINVPPVPEDPGRTLSMKTRSFFRSLAGNGALDFEGITCDSGQNRYILSETYSAILRIRPDGGLGWLSISSQMLTMAREAGLLAQANALYEGVVVTGLANTEIWLAAERQKRGLVKIKRMLNPMYYTWFCYSVCVVMAEEGLAPQPPQFPGSKWVDKDFSDIALFDNKLFLLDRNAFKICRHEMVTGRQERCWSFAADALVASRLYTSQHGLTEALLVDAQGAWVGVDNNFATRADGESRPIVWRFAAPDGGWSASP; encoded by the coding sequence ATGAAACTCAATCATTTTATTGCGTTTTTTTTGCTCGTCTGGAGTTCGATGGGACTGGCTGCGGACCCTCAGCTGCGGATGCTGTCGGAGCATCCTGTGGATGGCATGCGCGGGGGGAACCTGTCCGGACTTGCCAACTGTGGTGGGGTCTTGTGGACAGTGTCGGATCGGGACGACGATCAGATCTACAGACTCGATACACAAGCCCGGGTGTGGAAGGCCGAGGCAGTTTTGATTAATGTGCCGCCTGTCCCCGAAGATCCCGGGCGAACCTTGAGCATGAAAACCCGAAGCTTCTTCAGATCGCTTGCGGGTAATGGTGCATTGGACTTTGAAGGGATCACTTGTGACTCTGGTCAGAATCGTTACATTCTGAGTGAAACGTATTCTGCCATTCTCCGAATCAGACCCGATGGTGGACTGGGCTGGTTGAGCATCTCCTCCCAAATGCTGACGATGGCGCGGGAAGCCGGGTTGTTGGCGCAGGCCAACGCGCTGTATGAAGGCGTGGTGGTGACCGGTCTTGCCAATACTGAAATCTGGCTGGCTGCCGAGCGGCAAAAAAGAGGCTTGGTAAAAATCAAACGGATGCTTAACCCCATGTATTACACATGGTTTTGCTATTCCGTTTGTGTGGTAATGGCCGAGGAAGGGCTGGCCCCTCAGCCGCCCCAATTTCCAGGTTCCAAATGGGTAGATAAGGATTTTTCAGACATCGCTCTATTCGATAACAAACTGTTCCTGCTGGATCGCAATGCTTTCAAAATCTGTCGCCATGAAATGGTGACGGGAAGGCAGGAGCGCTGCTGGTCATTCGCCGCAGACGCACTGGTTGCAAGTCGGCTTTACACCTCGCAGCACGGTCTGACCGAGGCATTGCTGGTCGATGCTCAAGGAGCGTGGGTTGGCGTCGACAACAATTTTGCCACACGTGCCGATGGCGAATCTCGCCCAATCGTGTGGCGCTTCGCCGCGCCGGACGGCGGCTGGAGTGCCAGTCCTTGA
- the thiC gene encoding phosphomethylpyrimidine synthase ThiC: protein MTTKEKNAINLSDSAKVDEQSVKPFTRSQKVYVQGSRPDIRVPMREISLDVTPTDFGGEINAPVTVYDTSGPYTDPNVVIDVRKGLADVRSAWIDDRGDTERLPGLSSSFGQKRLADAELTKLRFAHVNNPRRAKVGANVSQMHYARKGIITAEMEYVAIRENMKLQEARAAGLLKQQHAGHSFGASIPQEITAEFVREEIARGRAIIPANINHVELEPMIIGRNFLVKINGNIGNSALGSSIEEEVAKLTWGIRWGSDTVMDLSTGKHIHETREWIIRNSPVPIGTVPIYQALEKVNGVAEDLTWELFRDTLIEQAEQGVDYFTIHAGVLLRYVPLTAKRVTGIVSRGGSIMAKWCLAHHKENFLYTHFDEICEIMKAYDVSFSLGDGLRPGSIADANDEAQFGELETLGELTKIAWKHDVQCMIEGPGHVPMQLIKENMDKQLECCDEAPFYTLGPLTTDIAPGYDHITSGIGAAMIGWFGCAMLCYVTPKEHLGLPNKDDVKTGIITYKIAAHAADLAKGHPGAQIRDNALSKARFEFRWEDQFNLGLDPDTARSYHDETLPKDSAKVAHFCSMCGPKFCSMKITQEVREYAANQRIDAVDVDVAKGLAEQAERFKQEGSQLYKKV from the coding sequence ATGACAACAAAAGAAAAAAACGCGATCAACCTGAGTGACTCGGCCAAGGTCGACGAGCAGTCGGTCAAGCCGTTCACCCGTTCGCAAAAAGTCTACGTTCAGGGCTCGCGCCCGGACATTCGCGTACCGATGCGCGAAATCAGCCTCGATGTAACCCCGACCGATTTCGGCGGCGAGATCAACGCCCCGGTCACGGTCTACGACACCTCTGGCCCGTACACCGATCCGAACGTGGTCATCGATGTGCGCAAAGGTCTGGCCGATGTGCGTTCAGCGTGGATCGATGACCGTGGCGATACCGAGCGCCTGCCGGGCCTGAGCTCGAGCTTCGGCCAGAAGCGTCTGGCCGATGCCGAGCTGACCAAACTGCGCTTTGCCCACGTCAACAACCCGCGCCGCGCCAAGGTCGGGGCCAACGTCAGCCAGATGCACTACGCGCGCAAAGGCATCATCACTGCGGAGATGGAATACGTCGCCATCCGCGAAAACATGAAGCTGCAAGAAGCGCGCGCGGCCGGCCTGCTCAAGCAGCAACATGCCGGCCACAGCTTCGGCGCAAGCATTCCGCAAGAAATCACCGCGGAATTCGTCCGCGAAGAAATCGCTCGCGGCCGCGCGATCATTCCCGCCAACATCAACCACGTCGAACTGGAACCGATGATCATCGGCCGTAACTTCCTGGTGAAGATCAACGGCAATATCGGCAACAGCGCCCTGGGTTCTTCGATCGAAGAAGAAGTGGCGAAGCTGACCTGGGGCATTCGCTGGGGCTCGGACACGGTGATGGACCTGTCCACCGGTAAACACATTCACGAAACCCGCGAGTGGATCATCCGCAACTCGCCAGTGCCGATCGGTACCGTGCCGATCTACCAGGCGCTGGAGAAGGTCAATGGCGTTGCTGAAGACCTGACCTGGGAGCTGTTCCGCGACACCCTGATCGAACAGGCCGAGCAGGGCGTCGACTACTTCACCATTCACGCCGGCGTGCTCCTGCGCTACGTGCCGCTGACCGCCAAACGCGTGACCGGCATCGTCTCCCGTGGTGGTTCGATCATGGCCAAGTGGTGCCTGGCGCACCACAAAGAGAACTTCCTCTACACCCACTTCGACGAAATCTGCGAAATCATGAAGGCCTACGACGTCAGCTTCTCGCTGGGTGATGGCCTGCGTCCGGGCTCGATTGCCGACGCCAATGACGAAGCGCAATTCGGCGAACTGGAAACCCTCGGCGAGCTGACCAAGATTGCCTGGAAGCACGACGTGCAATGCATGATCGAAGGCCCGGGCCACGTGCCGATGCAGTTGATCAAAGAGAACATGGACAAGCAGCTCGAATGCTGCGACGAGGCGCCGTTCTACACCCTCGGCCCGCTGACTACCGACATTGCGCCGGGCTACGACCACATCACTTCCGGTATCGGCGCGGCGATGATCGGCTGGTTCGGTTGCGCGATGCTCTGCTACGTGACGCCGAAGGAGCACCTGGGCCTGCCGAACAAGGATGACGTGAAAACCGGGATCATCACTTACAAGATCGCCGCGCATGCGGCGGACCTGGCCAAGGGACATCCAGGCGCGCAGATCCGCGATAACGCACTGAGCAAGGCGCGTTTCGAATTTCGCTGGGAAGACCAGTTCAACCTCGGCCTGGACCCGGACACCGCGCGCTCCTATCACGACGAAACCCTGCCGAAGGACTCGGCCAAGGTCGCGCATTTCTGCTCGATGTGCGGACCGAAATTCTGCTCGATGAAAATCACCCAGGAAGTCCGCGAGTATGCGGCCAACCAGCGCATCGACGCGGTCGATGTGGACGTCGCCAAGGGGCTAGCTGAGCAGGCCGAGCGGTTCAAACAGGAAGGCAGTCAGCTGTACAAGAAAGTCTGA